One part of the Salinivirga cyanobacteriivorans genome encodes these proteins:
- the map gene encoding type I methionyl aminopeptidase: MSIIIKTPEQIEGIRKSSRLAASCLDYIEPYVEPGVSTGYLDKKIEDYIRAHGATPAPLNYHGFPKATCISPNNVVCHGIPSDDQILKNGDVINIDVTTILDGFYGDTSRMFEVGPIDDETARLLDVTKHCLDLGIQQVKPGNRFGNIGFMINRYAKSKGYSVVYEFCGHGVGLEFHEEPQVEHIARKNSGAKMKPGMVFTIEPMINAGKPKVSVDNADGWTARTIDEQLSAQYEHTILVTEDGYEVLTDLHNEY, from the coding sequence ATGTCAATTATTATCAAAACACCGGAACAAATAGAGGGCATACGCAAAAGCAGCAGGTTGGCCGCTAGTTGTCTGGATTATATCGAACCTTATGTAGAACCAGGTGTTTCTACCGGATATCTGGATAAAAAAATCGAAGATTATATAAGAGCGCATGGTGCCACGCCGGCGCCGTTAAACTATCACGGTTTTCCGAAAGCTACCTGCATATCACCCAATAATGTGGTATGTCATGGAATACCCTCCGATGACCAAATATTAAAAAATGGAGATGTAATAAATATCGATGTAACTACCATATTAGATGGTTTTTATGGCGATACCAGCCGCATGTTCGAGGTAGGACCAATAGATGATGAAACTGCACGCTTACTTGACGTTACAAAGCATTGCCTGGATTTGGGTATTCAACAGGTTAAACCCGGGAATCGATTCGGAAATATCGGGTTTATGATTAACAGATATGCCAAAAGCAAGGGATACAGCGTTGTATACGAATTCTGTGGACATGGTGTAGGATTAGAATTTCATGAAGAACCACAAGTAGAGCACATTGCACGCAAAAACTCTGGTGCTAAAATGAAACCCGGAATGGTGTTTACAATTGAACCAATGATTAATGCCGGAAAACCTAAAGTTAGTGTAGACAACGCCGACGGGTGGACTGCAAGAACCATTGACGAGCAGCTATCTGCACAATATGAACATACAATACTGGTCACTGAAGATGGTTATGAAGTCTTAACGGACTTGCACAACGAATATTAG